The genomic segment TCAACATCCGCATTCGCTTCCACCGCTATGTCCATCATCGCATCAAGAGATTTCTCGATTTCATCGTCAAACGTGGCAGGATCGACACCACCGACGAGGCCAGCTCCATGCTTCATCGCCTCACGAACGAGGGAAACAGAATCACTGCGCAGCAAGCCATGTTGGGGAAACGCGACAATTTCCCAGGAAAGTTTTTCACGATAAGTTGCCAATGCCTCCAATGTGGCTTCCAGGTTTTTCAGCCCAATGACCGGGTCAATGTTGCAATGGGTCCGCACATGAGTAGCACCGTGTGATTGCACTAACTCCAGCAGCTTTTCTGCACGCTCTCGAGCGACGGGAAGTTGGCGGGGCAGCAGTTCCTGCTCTTGTTCGATTCGAAAAAAACGATTCGGAGCAGGAAGAACAGCTTGCCACGGACCTCCATAAAATGTTTTGTCCAAATGAATGTGCATTTCCCGGAAAGAAGGAAGCATCAGTAGGCCTTGTGCATCCCACACAGATACCCCCTTAGGTATATCCGGCGAAGCAGGTACGATTTTCTCCACGCGGCCGTCCATGAGCAAGACGTGAAAACGCTTTGTCTTTGTTCCCGTCACGATGCCATTCGCCTCTGTATAACCACATTCCAGACTCGCATTTTTGATCCACAAACTTTCTTTCATACTCCGTCTCCATCCTTTTCTCTCTAACATGTTTGCGTTATTCAATCGTAATGCCGTTGATCATCATGTACCCAGAAGGGCTGATCCAGAAGCCTTTGATGTTTTTGCTGATTGCAGCGACATGCTCAAGATTGCGGATTGGGACGATTGGTGCTTCTTGCTTTTCAATCTCCAGCGCCTTTGCATAGATTTGCTTGCGTTTTTCCGTATCCTGCTCGCGGCGCCCCTCTTCGATCAGCTTGTCCACTTCTTTATTCACGTAGAACGTTGTGTTTCCGCCTTTACCCAAAGAGCTGGAGTGGAACAGATTGTACTGGTTGTAGTCAGCGTCGCCAGTGGCATTGCCCCAGCCGCTGATGAACAGCTCTGTTTCACCGTTGTCTTCTGCATCTAGATAGGCTCCATACTCAAGCACTTTTACCTCTACTTCAATGCCGATCCCCTTTAACTGGGACTGGATCACTTCCGCAGCATTAATCCGTTCCTTGCGATCGCCTGTCCACAAGGTTGTCTTGAAGCCGTCCGGATAGCCTGCTTCTTTCAACAGGGCCTTCGCCTTGTTCGGATCAAATTCGTATCCTTTCAACGCCTCATTATATCCAAGAACCTTCGGACTCATTGCGGAGTTCGCTTTCGTTCCGACATCGTTGTATACACCTTTGATGATCGCATCGGTCTCAATCGCATAGTTGATCGCCTGGCGAACACGGATGTCGTCAAACGGTTTTTTCTTGGTATTGAACCCGATAAAATCTGTCCCTAAGCCCTCTGTCCGGTACAAGCCCATATGAGGGGAATTACTGACGCGGTCAATTTCTGTCACCGGCAATGGTTCAGCGATATGCGCCTCTCCCGTCTCTACCATAGCTACGCGTGTCGTGTCCTCTGGTACGACTTTGAAGACAGCCTTCTTGAATTTCACCTTTTCTCCCCAGTAATTGTCATTTTTCACGAGTACGATCTCTTGGCCAGGTGTCCACGACTCGAATACGAACGGCCCTGTACCGACGGGATATTTGCTC from the Brevibacillus brevis genome contains:
- a CDS encoding amidohydrolase family protein, which encodes MKESLWIKNASLECGYTEANGIVTGTKTKRFHVLLMDGRVEKIVPASPDIPKGVSVWDAQGLLMLPSFREMHIHLDKTFYGGPWQAVLPAPNRFFRIEQEQELLPRQLPVARERAEKLLELVQSHGATHVRTHCNIDPVIGLKNLEATLEALATYREKLSWEIVAFPQHGLLRSDSVSLVREAMKHGAGLVGGVDPATFDDEIEKSLDAMMDIAVEANADVDLHLHEPGHLGVYIMKKLAAMTKDAGWQGRVTVSHAYGLGEVPTAVVEEVAELFAEQQIAVMSAVPIDMPTIPIPLLHSKGVHVGLGNDNITDHWDPFGTGDMLQKANRLAERFRWIDERSLSRALGFVTGGVTPLDQAGNQVWPKVGDEANAVFVRAKCSAEAVARLSPKEAVVFSGKMVWQK
- a CDS encoding glutathione ABC transporter substrate-binding protein, which encodes MKKQKMLGSMLAGILSVAFVLTGCSSGTEQGASGTPTAKEAPATDQTLVIARQSDANNLDPHFISAINAASVVHHKVYEGLVQRDDNMAFKPMLATEWKQLDDVTWEFKLRQGVNFHDGTPFNAEAVKATFARVLDEKVASPRASQFKMLSEVKVVDDYTVHFKLAYPYSPLLSILANHEGSIISPKAIEQYGKDLSKYPVGTGPFVFESWTPGQEIVLVKNDNYWGEKVKFKKAVFKVVPEDTTRVAMVETGEAHIAEPLPVTEIDRVSNSPHMGLYRTEGLGTDFIGFNTKKKPFDDIRVRQAINYAIETDAIIKGVYNDVGTKANSAMSPKVLGYNEALKGYEFDPNKAKALLKEAGYPDGFKTTLWTGDRKERINAAEVIQSQLKGIGIEVEVKVLEYGAYLDAEDNGETELFISGWGNATGDADYNQYNLFHSSSLGKGGNTTFYVNKEVDKLIEEGRREQDTEKRKQIYAKALEIEKQEAPIVPIRNLEHVAAISKNIKGFWISPSGYMMINGITIE